Genomic DNA from Gilliamella sp. ESL0441:
TAACAAATCTAAATAGACCATAGCACAATAAAAATAATCCAGATACTGCTGCTGTTGGTCTCGGTTTTCGAATAAACAGATTTAAAATGATAAATAAAACAATTCCCTCAAAAAACATTTCATATAATTGTGAAGGATGTCTTGGAAGCATACCATTCAATTCAGTATAGAGTTTTTGCCACTCAGGATGTGATTGGACAAACATAAAATCTGCATGTGAAGATGTAGGAAACAGCATTCCAATTGATGAATTAGTTACACGTCCCCAGAGTTCGCCATTGATAAAATTTCCAAAACGCCCAAACATCAAACCGATTGGCACTAATGGTGCTACAAAATCGGCGACTTGCATAAATGTTTTATTATTTCTTTTAGCAAAAATAGCAATTACACAAATTGCACCAATCAAACCACCATGAAATGACATTCCTCCTTCCCAAACTCTAAATAAAGTTATAGGATCTTTTGTGAATGCATCGAAGTTATAAAATAAAACGTAACCTAATCGTCCCCCAATAAATAGCCCTAAAAATCCCCAAAAAAGAAGATTTTCAACTTGTTCTGCAGTCCATTGACTGTTAGGTTTTTTAGCTCTACGCTTAGCTAAATAAAGCGCTCCAAGTACACCAAATAAATACATTGCACCATACCAATGCAAAGAGATAGGGCCAATTGAAAAAGCAACTGGATCGAAATTAGGAAATTGTAAATATTGATTCATTTTTTATTACGCTGTTTATTTTTTCGTTTATGAACAAAGGAATTTGATCGTTTTTTAATATTATTAGTTGTTGGACACTCAACATCCGATTGTATAGCAAATACTGGTAGCGAAAATTCTTTCATCGCTTTTCTATATACATCCCGTTTGAACGCTATAACTTGTCTAATAGGATACCAATAGCTAACCCATTTCCAGTCATCGAATTCAGGTGTAGCAGAAACATTTAAATTAATAACAGAAATATCTGATAATAATTCTAACAAAAACCATTTTTGCTTCTGTCCTATACAAACTGGTTGATTTTCCCATCGAATCATCCGTTTGGGTAATTTGTACCTGAGCCAACCGTTAGTTGAAGATATAATTTTTACATCTCTTGGAAGTAACCCTACTTCTTCATTTAATTCACGAAACATTGCCTGTTCAGGCGTCTCATTTGGTTTTATTCCGCCCTGAGGAAATTGCCAAGAATTCTGCCCGTAACGACGAGCCCATAATACTTGTCCTTGACGATTACAAATAACTATTCCTACATTCGGACGGTAGCCATCATTGTCAATCACTGACTACCTCAAAAAATCTATTTCATATAACTAAATTGTTTCATACATACAACAATAAATAAATAGAAAAATGATATTATCCGAGAAATATGTTATTAAAAAGATTAGTTTTAACCATTTATAGCAGTTTTATATTTTACAAAAACTATTTTTAAATCCATAAAATTATAAATTAATTTAGAATTCTGATAAGTTAAATGATTGTTAAATTATATTAAAACAACTAATTGAATATTAGGCATATGATGGAAAAACAATGATATTATTTTTTATGAAAATTAAGACTAATTTGCATGTTTTGTTAGAGTTGATTATTTACTAAAGTATAGACAGTAAATGAAGTATCGTTTTAGTTGAAAACTGTTAAACCATAGATAGCAAAAAAGCCCAGCATCTCTGCTGGGCTCTCGCACTTATTTAAAAGTCTGGCGGCACCCTACTCTCACATGGGTAATACCCACACTACCATCGGCACTACGGCGTTTCACTTCTGAGTTCGGCATGGGGTCAGGTGGGACCACCGCGCTATTACCGCCAGACATATCCTGTCTTCTCTTTCTCTATTGATGTACATTATCTCATCTTTACATCAATTCCTCAATCCGGAACAAACTGTTTCTACATTCTTTAACCATCTTTCGACGATTTTCTCTTCTCTCTCGCGTATCCAAAACAACTCCGAGTTGTAAGGTTAAGACTCTCGGTTCATTAGTATCAGTTAGCTCAATGTATCACTACACTTACACACCTGACCTATCTACGTCTTAGTCTCAAACGGACCTTACTGATTCTCATCAGGGAAAACTCATCTCGAGGCTAGTTTCGTACTTAGATGCTTTCAGCACTTATCTATTCCGCACGTAGCTACCGGGCAATGCAATTGGCATCACAACCCGTACACCAGCGGTGCGTTCACTTCGGTCCTCTCGTACTAGAAGCAAACCCTCTCAATTTTCCTACGCCCATGGCAGATAGGGACCGAACTGTCTCACGACGTTCTAAACCCAGCTCGCGTACCACTTTAAACGGCGAACAGCCGTACCCTTGGGACCTACTTCAGCCCCAGGATGTGATGAGCCGACATCGAGGTGCCAAACACCGCCGTCGATATGAACTCTTGGGCGGTATCAGCCTGTTATCCCCGGAGTACCTTTTATCCGTTGAGCGATGGCCCTTCCATTCAGAACCACCGGATCACTATGACCTACTTTCGTACCTGCTCGAGCCGTCACTCTCGCAGTCAAGCTAGCTTTTGCCATTGCACTAACCTCCTGATGTCCGACCAGGATTAGCTAACCTTCGTGCTCCTCCGTTACTCTTTGGGAGGAGACCGCCCCAGTCAAACTACCCACCAGACAGTGTCCCTTACCTCGATTCAGAAGTATAGGTTAGAACATCAAACATTAAAGGGTGGTATTTCAAGGTCGACTCCACACACACTGGCGTGCATGCTTCAAAGTCTCCCACCTATCCTACACATTAAGGCTCAATGTTCACTGTCAAGCTATAGTAAAGGTTCACGGGGTCTTTCCGTCTTGCCACGGGTACACCGCATCTTCACGGCGATTTCAATTTCACTGAGTCTCGGGTGGAGACAGCCTGGCCATCATTACGCCATTCGTGCAGGTCGGAACTTACCCGACAAGGAATTTCGCTACCTTAGGACCGTTATAGTTACGGCCGCCGTTTACTGGGGCTTCGATCAAGAGCTTCTGCTTACGCATAACCCCATCAATTAACCTTCCAGCACCGGGCAGGCGTCACACCGTATACGTCCACTTTCGTGTTTGCACAGTGCTGTGTTTTTATTAAACAGTTGCAGCCAGCTGGTATCTTCGACTGATTTCACCTCCATCCGCACGGGACTTCAATTACCATCAGCGTGCCTTCTCCCGAAGTTACGGCACCATTTTGCCTAGTTCCTTCACCCGAGTTCTCTCAAGCGCCTGAGTATTCTCTACCTGACCACCTGTGTCGGTTTCGGGTACGATTAACTATAACCTGAAGCTTAGAGGATTTTCCTGGAAGCAGGGCATCAATTACTTCACTACCTTAGTAGCTCGTCATCACGCCTCAGGGTCTCAGTGACCGGATTTGCCTAATCACACCCCTACACGCTTAACCCACCATCCAATAGGTGGTAAACCTAGCCTTCTTCGTCCCCCCATCGCAGTTATAGCCAGTACGGGAATATTAACCCGTTTCCCATCAGATACGCCCTTCGGCCTCTCCTTAGGGGTCGACTCACCCTGCCCCGATTAACGTTGGACAGGAACCCTTGGTCTTCCGGCGAGCGGGCTTTTCACCCGCTTTATCGTTACTTATGTCAGCATTCGCACTTCTGATACCTCCAGCATGCCTCACAACACACCTTCTACGGCTTACAGAACGCTCCCCTACCCAATACACTTGCGTGCACTGCCGCAGCTTCGGTGCATAGTTTTAGCCCCGTTACATCTTCCGCGCAGGCCGACTCGACTAGTGAGCTATTACGCTTTCTTTAAATGATGGCTGCTTCTAAGCCAACATCCTAGCTGTCTAAGCCTTCCCACTTCGTTTCCCACTTAACTATGACTTGGGGACCTTAGCTGGCGGTCTGGGTTGTTTCCCTCTTCACGACGAACGTTAGCACCCGCCGTGTGTCTCCCATGATTAAACTTGTCAGTATTCGGAGTTTGCATCGGGTTGGTAAGCCGGGATGGCCCCCTAGCCGAAACAGTGCTCTACCCCCAACAGTTATACATGAGGCGCTACCTAAATAGCTTTCGGGGAGAACCAGCTATCTCCCGGTTTGATTGGCCTTTCACCCCCAGCCACAGGTCATCCGCTAATTTTTCAACATTAGTCGGTTCGGTCCTCCAGTTAGTGTTAACCAACCTTCAACCTGCCCATGGCTAGATCACCGGGTTTCGGGTCTATACCCTGCAACTTAACGCACAGTTAATACTCGGTTTCCCTTCGGCTCCCCTATTCGGTTAACCTTGCTACAGAATATAAGTCGCTGACCCATTATACAAAAGGTACGCAGTCACACATACCCAACGGTACATGCTCCCACTGATTGTACGTACACGGTTTCAGGGTCTATTTCACTCCCCTCCCGGGGTTCTTTTCGCCTTTCCCTCACGGTACTGGTTCACTATCGGTCAATCAGGAGTATTTAGCCTTGGAGGATGGTCCCCCCATCTTCAGACAGGATATCACGTGTCCCGCCCTACTCTTCAAGCTTCCACATAATCCACCTTCGTGTACGGGACTTTCACCCTCTATCGTGCGACTTTCCAGACGCTTCCACTGATACATTATGCTACCCGCTTTGGGCTCCTCCCCTTTCGCTCGCCGCTACTAGGGGAATCTCGGTTGATTTCTTTTCCTCGGGGTACTTAGATGTTTCAGTTCTCCCGGTTCGCCTCATCTGACTATGTATTCATCAGATGATAGTGCAGTCACCTGCACTGGGTTTCCCCATTCGGACATCGACGGCTATAACGCCTTTTATCAGCTCACCGTCGCTTTTCGCAGATTAACACGTCCTTCTTCGCCTCTGATTGCCTAGGCATCCACCGTGTACGCTTAATTTCTTAACCTTACAACTCACAGTTGTCTTGGTTTCTATTACGCTTTTTTCTCTTTTCTACTTCATAACATCCATACTTTCGTATCAATGCCTTCCGTAAAAACGAGAACTCGTTTCTTTCAGCTTGTTCCTAATTGTTAAAGAGCTTTATCTTTCTATTTACTCATATAAGTAAATACAAACATAATTTAATTCAAAAGAGACGGCTTTAATGGTGGAGCTAAGCGGGATCGAACCGCTGGCCTCCTGCGTGCAAGGCAGGCGCTCTCCCAGCTGAGCTATAGCCCCATTGTTTTCACTTCTTCAACGCCTCAAACTTCCGCTCAATGCCGTTGAATTGGTGGGTCTGAGTGGACTTGAACCACCGACCTCACCCTTATCAGGGGTGCGCTCTAACCACCTGAGCTACAGACCCAATAAAGTGACTCTTTCTAAACAAACAATCTGTGTGAACACTTACGAGCGCTTCGTAAGGAGGTGATCCAACCGCAGGTTCCCCTACGGTTACCTTGTTACGACTTCACCCCAGTCATGAATCACACCGTGGTAAACGCCCTCCCGAAGGTTAAGCTATCTACTTCTGGTGCAACCCACTCCCATGGTGTGACGGGCGGTGTGTACAAGGCCCGGGAACGTATTCACCGTGACATTCTGATTCACGATTACTAGCGATTCCGACTTCATGGAGTCGAGTTGCAGACTCCAATCCGGACTTAGACGTACTTTCTGAGGTCCGCTTGCTCTCGCGAGGTCGCCTCCCTTTGTATACGCCATTGTAGCACGTGTGTAGCCCTGGTCGTAAGGGCCATGATGACTTGACGTCGTCCCCACCTTCCTCCGCTTTATCAACGGCAGTCTCCTTTGAGTTCCCGACCTAATCGATGGCAACAAAGGATAAGGGTTGCGCTCGTTGCGGGACTTAACCCAACATTTCACAACACGAGCTGACGACAGCCATGCAGCACCTGTCTCACAGTTCCCGAAGGCACTCCAGCATCTCTGCCAGATTCTGTGGATGTCAAGACCAGGTAAGGTTCTTCGCGTTGCATCGAATTAAACCACATGCTCCACCGCTTGTGCGGGCCCCCGTCAATTCATTTGAGTTTTAACCTTGCGGCCGTACTCCCCAGGCGGTCGATTTATCGCGTTAGCTTCGGAGCCCATCACTCAGGGCAACAAACTCCAAATCGACATCGTTTACAGCGTGGACTACCAGGGTATCTAATCCTGTTTGCTCCCCACGCTTTCGCATCTCAGCGTCAGTATCTGTCCAGAAGGCCGCCTTCGCCACCGGTATTCCTCCACATCTCTACGCATTTCACCGCTACACGTGGAATTCTACCTTCCTCTACAATACTCCAGATAACCAGTTTTAAGTGCAATTCCCAGGTTGAGCCCGGGGCTTTCACACCTAACTTAATTATCCGCCTACATGCCCTTTACGCCCAGTCATTCCGATTAACGCTCGCACCCTCCGTATTACCGCGGCTGCTGGCACGGAGTTAGCCGGTGCTTCTTCTGTAGCTAACGTCAACTGCATGCACTTTTCATACACACAACTTCCTCACTACCGAAAGTACTTTACAACCCGAAGGCCTTCTTCATACACGCGGCATGGCTGCATCAGGGTTCCCCCCATTGTGCAATATTCCCCACTGCTGCCTCCCGTAGGAGTCTGGACCGTGTCTCAGTTCCAGTGTGGCTGGTCATCCTCTCAGACCAGCTAGAGATCGTCGCCTTGGTGAGCCTTTACCCCACCAACTAGCTAATCCCATATGGGTTCATCAAATGGCGCACGTCCTTTCGGAACCGTACTTTGGTCTCTCAACTTTATGCGGTATTAGCAGTCGTTTCCAACTGTTGTCCCCCTCCATTTGGCAGATCCCCATACTTTACTCACCCGTCCGCCACTCGTCATCAAGTGCAAGCACTCATGTTACCGTTCGACTTGCATGTGTTAAGCCTGCCGCCAGCGTTCAATCTGAGCCATGATCAAACTCTTCAATTTAAAGTTTGATGCTCAATAACTGTTTCTGACATATTCAAATGAATCTTCAGTGTCACTTATCAAGACTTAATTTTTTGAGTCCGTAGACTTTATCTTTCGTCTCGCAAGTGCCCACACAGATTGTCTGTTTCTTCTTTTTAAAGAGCTGACAGTATTTTTTGCTTTCGCTTTTACTGTCTCAAGGGCTGCGTATACTACGCTACACCTTTTTATTCGTCAAGATCTTTTTTCAAAATTTTTGATCCTGCTCACTAACCTCTTTTACCGCCTGCTTTCGCTGACGCCGTGTCAGTGGATGCGCATTATAGGCACTTCATTTTTTTTTACAAGCGAAAAAAAACGATCTTTACACCGTTCGAGCAAGCTTTAAGCACATAAAATATTAATGGATTGATATTTATTAAGATTATATTTGACTAAATTATCAGCTAGTTTTTCAACATGTTTATTATAGTTAGTACTTATTACAATATTCTCATTAGATTGAGTGTTTATCGTATCTAAATCAAATTGTTCGTTTAGTAAATTATAAACTCGCGCAGCAATAGCATTTCCTGAATCAATAAAAGTGGTATTAGGAAAAAGTATTTCTAACTCTTCTTTAATAAATGGATAATGCGTACAACCTAATACAATGGTGTCGGGTATAATAGGGCCAGAAAGCCACGGAGCGAGTAATGTCTGTAATTGATTTATATCTACGCCGATACCTTGTAATTTATTTTCTGCAATTATTGCAAGTTCAGATAACCCAAGTAGTTTAACTGTACAGTCAGTTGCAAATTCTTGAATTAGATTTGTAGTGTAGGCGCGTTCAATGGTTGCCTTTGTTGCCAAAAGGCCAATACATTTATTTTGGGTAATTTGGCAAGCTGGTTTAATCGCAGGAACAACGCCAACAATAGGAAAAGAAAATTTTGATCTTAAGCTTGGTAAACAAATAGTACTTGCAGTATTGCATGCAATCACAGCTATATCTATTAAATAATTGTTTGAAATATGTTCTATAATAGAGTTGACTCTATCAATAAGAAATTCGGACGACTTATCGCCGTAGGGAAACATTTCATTATCAAATGCATAAATATAATGTAGATTCGGCATCTGCTTATAAATTTCGTTATATACCGATAATCCACCAATACCGGAATCAAACACTAGCACTGTAGGTGTTGTATTTTTTATTTTCATATTTTTTATGATGTTTAGCTAACAGATAAATAAAAACGAGGACTATCGTAAATTGATTAAAAATTAATGCAAGTAAATTTACTAGCTAATAATGTCATTGTTATATTGGAAAGATTTTTTAACTAGACGTCTAGATGGTAAAACTGCTAAAATAAATTTTATTTTGAGTCTATATGTTATTCGTACGAATGAATTTAAGAAGGTATTGAATGTCAGAATTTCTATTCACTTCTGAATCAGTTTCAGAAGGTCATCCAGATAAAATTGCCGATCAAATCTCGGATGCGGTACTTGATGCTATTTTAAAGCAAGATCCGAAAGCTCGTGTTGCATGTGAAACCTATGTAAAAACAGGTATGGCATTAGTTGGTGGCGAGATTACAACTTCAGCATGGGTAGATATAGAAGAATTAACCCGAAAAACAATTAGTGATATTGGATATACCAGTTCAGAAATGGGATTTGATGCTAATTCTTGTGCTGTTTTAAATGCAATTGGAAAACAATCGCCCGATATTAACCAAGGTGTTGATCGTGAGGATCCTTTAGAGCAAGGTGCAGGTGATCAGGGAATAATGTTTGGTTATGCAACTAATGAAATGCCAAACTTTATGCCAGCTGCAATCAGTTATGCTCATGATCTTATGCATCGCCAAGCTGAAGTTAGAAAAAAAGGAATACTTCCATGGTTAAGACCTGATGCCAAAAGCCAAGTAACATTAATTTATGAAAATGGCATAATTAAAGGTGTTGATACAATTGTTTTATCCACCCAACACGCAGAAGATATTGAACAAAATGCATTACATGAAGCGGTAATGGAAGAGATCATCAAACCAACCTTACCAGCTGAGTGGTTAACTTCCAGAACTAAATATTTCATCAATCCAACTGGGCGCTTTGTTATTGGCGGACCTATGGGGGATTGTGGGTTAACTGGACGTAAAATAATTGTGGATACTTATGGTGGAGCCGCTCGTCATGGTGGTGGTGCTTTTTCTGGTAAAGATCCTTCAAAAGTGGACCGTTCAGCTGCTTATGCCGCACGTTATGTTGCAAAAAATATTGTTGCTGCAGGATTAGCTGATAGATGTGAATTACAACTATCTTATGCAATTGGTATTGCAAATCCAACTTCAATTTATGTTAATACATTTGGCACGGAAAAAATTGCGCATGATAAAATTGTTGCATTAATTAAGGAATTTTTTGATTTAAGACCTTATGGACTGATTAAAATGTTGAATTTAATTCAACCAATTTACCAAAAAACAGCAAGTTATGGTCACTTTGGACGAGATATTTTCCCTTGGGAACAAACAGATAAAGCGGCTCTATTACGAGATGCAGCCGGACTTTAAACGTATCCCCATAAATTTGCATAACCAAGTAATAGCTTGCCTAAGAAAACACTTAGCGCAAGCTAATCAATTGCTAAATACTCAATTTTCAGAACCTAAAATAATCTACAAACCTAAAGGAAGTGTAGCTGGAAGTGCATTTCTCATGCGTTGGGAAATCCAATTGAATTCAACAATGCTTGCCGACAATGGACAAGTATTTATAGAAGAAGTTGTGCCCCATGAGTTAGCACATCTGATTGTTTTTAAGAAATTTGGCAAAGTAAAACCCCATGGGAAAGAATGGCAACATGTTATGTCAAATGTATTGGGTAAAAGACCAAAAACCACTCACAATTTTGAGGTAAAACGTGAATATTATTTATATTTTTGTGAGTGCCAAGAACATCATCTATCAAAAATAAGGCACAATAAAATTCAATATAATAAAATTAGTTATTTGTGTCGCAAATGCGGTACTATACTCAAACTTAAAATGTTATTTTCAGAATAAGACACTATATGTGCAAACTCGATTTTCATTTTTATAAAAGCTCAATATTTATTATTATTCTTGGCATTTTTTTCTACATTGTTGGTAATTATTACATACCTTTATACAACGGATTAGCAGTCACCTTGATAGAACACATTCAATCACTATTTTTATTATCAATGTGTTTATATACTTGGCATTATGCTAAACGAGTCACTAGCACCCCCGATATTCATATGTTTTGGATTTGGACTATATTTTGGTGGTTTATGCTTTTTGGGCGTGGCATTAGTTGGGGACGTGATTTTTTTCCAGGAGTTCCTCGATTTTATTACAAAATTATTGCAACTATTATTATTGCGATGCCTTTACTTACTCTATTTTTGCCAACAATTCGTCGTGAAATCGCTCGTCGTTATAAATTTGAAAAAATCCCTTTTTGGCATATATTTTTAGCTTTTCTTTTCTTAGGAATAGCAGATATAGCCGAACATTACCGAATAGGTCATCAATTTTTAGTCATTTATAAAGAGCGAAAAGATCTTATTGAAGAATTGATGGAGGTACCATGCTTATTGTGTTTAGCATTAACAACATTTTATATGCAGAATAATGAACAAAAGAGGTTAAATTTGTCATGTTAAGTTATCGTCATAGCTATCATGCCGGCAATCACGCCGATGTTTTAAAACATATTGTATTAACACTATGCATTGAATCATTGAAAGAAAAGGAAAAGCCCTTTATATATTTAGATACTCACAGTGGTGCAGGACGATATCTATTAAAAAGTGAACATGCTGAAAAAACGGGAGAATATTTATCTGGGATTAATTTATTATGGCAACAACCAGATCTTCCAGAACAAATTAATACTTATCTATCAATTCTTAAGCGCTACAATCCATTTGATACTTTAAAGTATTACCCTGGTTCACCTCTCATTGCTAAACAACTACTTCGGGAACAAGACAAACTTAATCTTACAGAATTACATCCAACCGATTATCCTTTGTTAAGGCAGGAATTTAATAAGGATAAACGCGCAAGAGTATTACGTGAAGATGGCTTTGCACAATTAAAATCAAAGTTACCTCCCGATTCACGTCGAGGACTAATATTAATTGATCCTTCATATGAGATCAAAGATGATTATCAAAAAATACCAACGGCAATATATGAAGCTTACAAACGATTTGCAACTGGTATTTATCTCATCTGGTATCCTGTTGTATCTCGAACACAAACACAAAAAATGATTGATGGAATTGTGAATTTAGGTATTAAACGCATTTCACAATTTGAGCTTGCATTAAAACCTGATAACAATCAAAAAGGAATGACGGCATCTGGCATGATTGTAATTAATCCACCCTGGAAGCTACACGAGCAAATGCAATCAATTATGCCATGGTTAAAAGAGACGTTGGATATAGAAAAAACAGGGAACTTCACCATTAAAGAGCTAGTATCGGAATAAAAAACTGAACTAAATGCGAGTATTTAACTCGCATTTTTATCATTCAAATTATTAATGATTTAGAAATAGTTTAGGGAAAAAAGTGGCAGGAAAATAAGTAAATCCATAAAATTACCGTTAATAATAACGATAAAAATACGGCCGCAGATCCATAATCCTTAGCTCGACCAGATAACTCATGTCTTTCACTACCGATTCTATCTACCACACATTCAATAGCACTGTTAATAAGCTCAACAATCATCACAACACCAATTGAACCCAATAATAAA
This window encodes:
- the lgt gene encoding prolipoprotein diacylglyceryl transferase; translated protein: MNQYLQFPNFDPVAFSIGPISLHWYGAMYLFGVLGALYLAKRRAKKPNSQWTAEQVENLLFWGFLGLFIGGRLGYVLFYNFDAFTKDPITLFRVWEGGMSFHGGLIGAICVIAIFAKRNNKTFMQVADFVAPLVPIGLMFGRFGNFINGELWGRVTNSSIGMLFPTSSHADFMFVQSHPEWQKLYTELNGMLPRHPSQLYEMFFEGIVLFIILNLFIRKPRPTAAVSGLFLLCYGLFRFVIEFYRQPDEQLGLFFNIISMGQILCLPMILGGALIMLYAYRFNQKARNS
- the rppH gene encoding RNA pyrophosphohydrolase, translating into MIDNDGYRPNVGIVICNRQGQVLWARRYGQNSWQFPQGGIKPNETPEQAMFRELNEEVGLLPRDVKIISSTNGWLRYKLPKRMIRWENQPVCIGQKQKWFLLELLSDISVINLNVSATPEFDDWKWVSYWYPIRQVIAFKRDVYRKAMKEFSLPVFAIQSDVECPTTNNIKKRSNSFVHKRKNKQRNKK
- the murI gene encoding glutamate racemase, with amino-acid sequence MKIKNTTPTVLVFDSGIGGLSVYNEIYKQMPNLHYIYAFDNEMFPYGDKSSEFLIDRVNSIIEHISNNYLIDIAVIACNTASTICLPSLRSKFSFPIVGVVPAIKPACQITQNKCIGLLATKATIERAYTTNLIQEFATDCTVKLLGLSELAIIAENKLQGIGVDINQLQTLLAPWLSGPIIPDTIVLGCTHYPFIKEELEILFPNTTFIDSGNAIAARVYNLLNEQFDLDTINTQSNENIVISTNYNKHVEKLADNLVKYNLNKYQSINILCA
- the metK gene encoding methionine adenosyltransferase, which encodes MSEFLFTSESVSEGHPDKIADQISDAVLDAILKQDPKARVACETYVKTGMALVGGEITTSAWVDIEELTRKTISDIGYTSSEMGFDANSCAVLNAIGKQSPDINQGVDREDPLEQGAGDQGIMFGYATNEMPNFMPAAISYAHDLMHRQAEVRKKGILPWLRPDAKSQVTLIYENGIIKGVDTIVLSTQHAEDIEQNALHEAVMEEIIKPTLPAEWLTSRTKYFINPTGRFVIGGPMGDCGLTGRKIIVDTYGGAARHGGGAFSGKDPSKVDRSAAYAARYVAKNIVAAGLADRCELQLSYAIGIANPTSIYVNTFGTEKIAHDKIVALIKEFFDLRPYGLIKMLNLIQPIYQKTASYGHFGRDIFPWEQTDKAALLRDAAGL
- a CDS encoding SprT family zinc-dependent metalloprotease; the protein is MQPDFKRIPINLHNQVIACLRKHLAQANQLLNTQFSEPKIIYKPKGSVAGSAFLMRWEIQLNSTMLADNGQVFIEEVVPHELAHLIVFKKFGKVKPHGKEWQHVMSNVLGKRPKTTHNFEVKREYYLYFCECQEHHLSKIRHNKIQYNKISYLCRKCGTILKLKMLFSE
- a CDS encoding 23S rRNA (adenine(2030)-N(6))-methyltransferase RlmJ, with product MLSYRHSYHAGNHADVLKHIVLTLCIESLKEKEKPFIYLDTHSGAGRYLLKSEHAEKTGEYLSGINLLWQQPDLPEQINTYLSILKRYNPFDTLKYYPGSPLIAKQLLREQDKLNLTELHPTDYPLLRQEFNKDKRARVLREDGFAQLKSKLPPDSRRGLILIDPSYEIKDDYQKIPTAIYEAYKRFATGIYLIWYPVVSRTQTQKMIDGIVNLGIKRISQFELALKPDNNQKGMTASGMIVINPPWKLHEQMQSIMPWLKETLDIEKTGNFTIKELVSE
- a CDS encoding diacylglycerol kinase, with product MEKKTGLKRLINATKYSFKGFKSAIKYETAFRQELLALIVAYIVVMLIDFTIYERILLLGSIGVVMIVELINSAIECVVDRIGSERHELSGRAKDYGSAAVFLSLLLTVILWIYLFSCHFFP